AATTTTGAATGGGAGTTGCTTATGCCTCAATATGCATATCGTGCCAGAGATAACGCCGGGCAATTGCAGACGGGTTTCCTGGAGGCTCCTCAGGAAAGTTCCGTAGTTGCCCATTTGCGGGAGCGCAACTTGTATATTGTGGAGATAAAACCTGCTCCGGAAAAGAGAAGGGAACTAAATATAGCTGCAGTGCTCTTCGGACCCCAAAAGGTCAAAATAAAGGACTTGGCTGTCTTTTGCCGTCAGTTTGCCACTATTATCGAAGCAGGGATTCCTATTCTGCAAGCTCTCCATATTCTCACCAAACAGGCCGAAAATAAAAAGCTTAAGAAAGTCCTGGCAGGTGTGGTGGAGCAGCTAGAAGGTGGTCGCACCCTGGCGGAATCTCTCAAACGTTATCAGCATGTTTTTCCTAACATTTTTATTAGTATGGTGGAAGCAGGTGAATTAGGGGGTGTCTTAGATCAGGCTCTAAGTCGCTTAGCAGACCACTTTGAAAAGGAACACGATATCAGAGAAAAGGTTAAGTCTGCCATGACCTATCCCGTCATCATAGTATGCCTGGCTTTAGCAGCAGTGGCAGCATTACTGACCTTGGTATTACCAAAATTCATTACTATGTTGACGGACTTAAATGTTGAATTACCATTGTCCACCAAGATTGTCATGTCTCTTAGTAATTTTCTACGAGATAGTTGGTATTTAGGTTTATTGGGTATTATGTTAACTATTTTAGTATTCAGAGGTTTTTCCAGAACCCCAAAAGGTATGCTTTTTTTCGATAGTTTAAAGTTAAAACTGCCTGTATTTGGGAAATTAACCCAAAAGGTGATTATTTCCAGGTGCTGCCGTACTCTTAGCACACTGTTACACGCCGGAGTTCCCATACTGGTAGCCTTGGAAGTAGTAAAAAAGACTGCCGGTAACCAGTTGGTAAGTAATGCCATAGCTAAGGCAGAAGAAAGCGTTCGGGAGGGTTTGACTATAGCCGACCCTCTGGAACGAAGTGGTGTCTTTCCTCCTATGGTAACCAGGATGATGGCCATTGGGGAGAACGCCGGTACCTTGGACTACTTGCTGGAACGGGTGGCGGTTTTTTACGATCGAGAGGTCAATAACATGGTCTTGCGGCTTTCTTCTATGTTGGAACCTTTTTTAATTATTACTATGGGTTTGGTCATTGGTTTTATTGTCATCTCTATGCTGCTGCCCATGTTGAAAATCTTCAGTAGTGCGGGGATGACCGGTTTATAATTTGTAAGTTAAACAGCAAAAGGAGGTGAACCTAGATAATAAAGCTTAAGGTTTTGCAAAAGCTTAGGGATCAAAAAGGTTTCACCATGGTAGAACTCATGGTAGTAGTTGTAATCATTGGTATTCTAGCCGCCGTTGCAGTACCCCAGTTTTCTAAGCAGGCTGATAAAGCCAAGACAGCCAGGGCGGAAGCGGAAATGAAATCAATAGCCAATATACTTAGCATTTACTATGCTGAAAAAGGCCAATACCCGAAGGCAAATAACTCTGATACTGCCGCTGACAGTATAGCGAAAGTACTAAAAGATTACGGATTAAAATGGGGAAGTTCTGATGCGATAAAAGACCCCTGGGGAAACCCTTATATTTATAATGTTGAAGTGCAAGACGGTAAAGTAACAAAATTCAACTTACATTGTTATGGAGCAGATCAGGAAGCGAACAAAGCAAGTAATATTACCATTTCTGGCAATAAAGACGGAGTTACATCTATTAATACAGATTCCGTAACTATGAGTGGTGTAAAAAGTGACGGTACCACCTAGTCAGAAAATTTAATAAGGGGAGATATTGTTTTTTCTCTCCTTAATTAATTACTAACATTAAGGATATTTGAAATGCTGGTAGTACCATTTCTTTACGGTCTAATGCTTGGCAGTTTTTTAAATGTGTGTATCCATAGGCTCCCAAAGGGTAACTCCATAGTTTCTCCACCATCCACTTGTCCCCAATGTAAAAATAGACTTTTATTAAGGGATTTAATTCCTGTTATTAGCTTTTTAATCTTGGGGGGAAGGTGCAGGTTTTGCCAAGCTTCAATCAGCCTTCGCTACCCTTTAATAGAGTTACTAACAGGTGTATTATTTGCACTAACCGCATACAAACTTGGCTACTCTCTGGTTACCATCCAGGCTTTAATCTTAGTTTCTGCCCTAATTGTAGTTGCTTTTGTAGATATGGATCATTACATTATTCCAGGTAACGTGCTAATTTTTCTTCTAATTGCCTGGTTGGTCTTCCTGCCCTTTTTGCCGGTAGACTACCTAAACTCGCTGGCTGGCTTGTCCACTGCCGGAGGTTTATTGCTACTTATTGCTTTAGTTAGCAGAGGCGGCATGGGGATGGGGGATATTAAGCTGGCTGCGGTGCTTGGTCTATATCTGGGTTGGCCCAATGCCTTGCTGGCCATGTTTATAGCTTGCCTATTGGCAGGGACCTGCGGTATGTTCCTAATTCTTTTCAAGATAAAATCCCGTAAAGATATAATTCCCTTTGCTCCTTTTATTGCTCTTGCCTCCTTTATCACACTTTTATGGGGAGACCGGATTTTAAGCTGGTACATTGGTCTCTTATAGAAAATGAGGTTAACATAAAATGAGAATTCCCAAATTTCTG
This region of Desulforamulus ferrireducens genomic DNA includes:
- a CDS encoding type II secretion system F family protein; this encodes MPQYAYRARDNAGQLQTGFLEAPQESSVVAHLRERNLYIVEIKPAPEKRRELNIAAVLFGPQKVKIKDLAVFCRQFATIIEAGIPILQALHILTKQAENKKLKKVLAGVVEQLEGGRTLAESLKRYQHVFPNIFISMVEAGELGGVLDQALSRLADHFEKEHDIREKVKSAMTYPVIIVCLALAAVAALLTLVLPKFITMLTDLNVELPLSTKIVMSLSNFLRDSWYLGLLGIMLTILVFRGFSRTPKGMLFFDSLKLKLPVFGKLTQKVIISRCCRTLSTLLHAGVPILVALEVVKKTAGNQLVSNAIAKAEESVREGLTIADPLERSGVFPPMVTRMMAIGENAGTLDYLLERVAVFYDREVNNMVLRLSSMLEPFLIITMGLVIGFIVISMLLPMLKIFSSAGMTGL
- a CDS encoding type II secretion system protein GspG; this encodes MVELMVVVVIIGILAAVAVPQFSKQADKAKTARAEAEMKSIANILSIYYAEKGQYPKANNSDTAADSIAKVLKDYGLKWGSSDAIKDPWGNPYIYNVEVQDGKVTKFNLHCYGADQEANKASNITISGNKDGVTSINTDSVTMSGVKSDGTT
- a CDS encoding prepilin peptidase, whose product is MDHYIIPGNVLIFLLIAWLVFLPFLPVDYLNSLAGLSTAGGLLLLIALVSRGGMGMGDIKLAAVLGLYLGWPNALLAMFIACLLAGTCGMFLILFKIKSRKDIIPFAPFIALASFITLLWGDRILSWYIGLL